AGGAAAGCACACCATATAGTTCATTGAAAGTCATTCGATTCTTTGACGCGCATGTAAATTTATGTACGTATTAAGTGTTGATCGTTAAAGGGCAACCGTATCAATTTCATGCCTCTTTCCGATTGTTACAGATTATTAATCGATGGGGAAggattactataatatattagGCATAAACAAAGGTGCCACAGACGATGAGATCAAGAAGGCTTACAGGAAGCTAGCACTGAAGTACCATCCTGACAAGAACAGAAGTGCAGATGCGGAAGAGAAGTTTAAGGAAATAGCGGAGGCTTATGAGGTGTTATCCGATGCAAAGAAGAGGGAAGTCTATGATAAATTCGGTGAAGAAGGATTGAAGGGAGGAGCTGGGTCGGCCGGAGGAGCTGGAGGTGGAACAACGTACACTTACCATGGAGATCCTAAAGCAACGTTTGCTCAATTCTTTGGCTCTACGAATCCCTTCCAAACCTTCTTCGAATTTAGTGATCCATTAGGAAATAGGGTATTCAATTTCAACGATGATGACATGGATCTGAGTGACCCGCTTGGTCTGGGGATTGGACCACAACGTGCACGCGGACGCGGACCTGGCCAGAGTGGAGCCTTCAGGTCGCATTCGTTCAACTTTGTGGAGCCCACAGGCAGGGGAGGAGCTAAGGACCGTGTTCAAGATCCAGCTATAGAACACGACTTGTGTATCAGCTTGGAGGAAATTCTGACTGGCTGTACGAAGAAGATGAAGATCTCCAGGAGGGTTATGCAACCTAACGGATCCATCAAGAGGGAAGACAAAGTTCTAACGATCAACGTAAAACCAGGATGGAAGGCTGGCACCAAAATCACTTTCCAGAAAGAAGGAGACCAAGGCTGTGGGAAAGTCCCAGCGGACATCGTTTTCATCATCAGGGATAAGCCACACTCATTGTTCAGAAGAGAGGGCAGCGACCTAAGATACACTTGCAAATTGAGTTTAAAACAAGCGTTATGCGGCACTATCATCGAAGTTCCTACGCTTACCggcgagaagatcaccgtcaaTCTGACGAGCAAAATTGTTAAACCAAATTTGATTCAGAGGATTCAAGGTCACGGCCTACCATTCCCGAAGGAACCATCAAGGAAAGGCGATCTTCTGGTATCGTTCGATATAAAGTTCCCTGACACGTTATCACAAAGTGCTAAGGACATATTGTACGACACCCTGCCAAATTGAATGCGTAAATtggagaaaagaaaatatataaataattgtcaTCACAACGACAGTCCTCTAATCGTCCCGATTGACGAGAGTAAACACGCGTGTTTGTACCAATACGCGTAACGCGTGGTTAGAGAGAGCTGTGAAAGATATTTGTCGAGGCaaggtaaataataattttatcatatgGCTAGGGAAGAGAATGTAATCTTCGCGTTCGCCAAATGTAAAccggaaaaaaaacaaaaatcagTTTTCTTGATTTGG
Above is a genomic segment from Nomia melanderi isolate GNS246 chromosome 8, iyNomMela1, whole genome shotgun sequence containing:
- the LOC116423896 gene encoding dnaJ protein homolog 1, coding for MGKDYYNILGINKGATDDEIKKAYRKLALKYHPDKNRSADAEEKFKEIAEAYEVLSDAKKREVYDKFGEEGLKGGAGSAGGAGGGTTYTYHGDPKATFAQFFGSTNPFQTFFEFSDPLGNRVFNFNDDDMDLSDPLGLGIGPQRARGRGPGQSGAFRSHSFNFVEPTGRGGAKDRVQDPAIEHDLCISLEEILTGCTKKMKISRRVMQPNGSIKREDKVLTINVKPGWKAGTKITFQKEGDQGCGKVPADIVFIIRDKPHSLFRREGSDLRYTCKLSLKQALCGTIIEVPTLTGEKITVNLTSKIVKPNLIQRIQGHGLPFPKEPSRKGDLLVSFDIKFPDTLSQSAKDILYDTLPN